In Treponema sp. OMZ 798, the following proteins share a genomic window:
- a CDS encoding ribonucleoside-diphosphate reductase subunit alpha, with the protein MQIIKRNGETKNYEPEKIEGAIRAAFKSVEDSPHTDLDTIIPPLVKEIEEYILELTKSGSLVHVETIQDLVEKTLIEHNYYAEVKNFILYRVGRTKRRDSRQTISRFFSTIEIQSVLTEIQNDFTSDEYSLNLLSHKFLSFRKENMSEAESLAMLIKASVELTAQDAPNWEFIAARLLMLQFNLKLKTELEKRQINSFYEKIKYLENEGLYGTYICEAYTRAELEEAASFINEERNKLFTYSALDLLLRRYVIHTHSNVVLESPQEMFLGIALHLAMKEKSNRMEWVRRFYDMTSSLKVTMATPTLSNARKPYHQLSSCFIDTVPDSLDGIYRSIDNFAKVSKFGGGMGLYFGKVRAVGSPIRGFMGAAGGIIRWIKLANDTAVAVDQLGVRQGSVAVYLDVWHKDIPEFLQLRTNNGDDRMKAHDVFPAVCYPDLFWKTVRDDINASWYLMCPHEILKVKGYALEDFYGEEWEKRYRDCVADSRISKREIPIKELVRLILKSAVETGTPFAFNRDHANKTNPNPHKGMIYCSNLCTEISQNMSEIKTKSIEIKTEDGDTVVATTTIPGDFVVCNLASLVLGNIDINDEKEIDTIVSSAVRALDNVIDLNFYPIPYAQITNSRYRSIGLGASGYHHALAKNGIAWESEEHLEFADKVFEKINYAAVKASSQIAKEKGSYSYFEGSDWHTGAYFEKRNYMDEKWKALAEEVKSNGMRNAYLLAVAPTSSTSIIAGTTAGVDPIMNKYFLEEKKGSLMPRVAPSLSQETYWLYKNAHNIDQNWSIRAAGLRQRHIDQAQSVNLYITNEFTFSKVLSLYIKAWEEGVKSIYYVRSRSLEVEECESCSS; encoded by the coding sequence ATGCAAATCATAAAAAGAAACGGCGAAACTAAAAATTACGAGCCTGAAAAAATTGAAGGAGCGATTAGAGCTGCCTTTAAGAGTGTGGAAGATTCTCCGCATACCGATTTAGATACAATCATCCCGCCTCTGGTAAAGGAAATAGAGGAATACATCTTGGAGCTTACCAAAAGCGGAAGCCTTGTTCACGTCGAAACGATTCAGGACTTGGTCGAAAAGACTTTAATAGAACACAACTATTATGCGGAAGTAAAAAACTTCATCCTTTACAGGGTAGGCCGCACAAAGAGGCGGGATTCGCGGCAAACGATAAGCCGCTTTTTTTCTACGATAGAAATTCAGAGCGTCCTTACCGAGATTCAAAACGACTTTACCTCGGACGAGTACAGCCTTAACCTGCTCTCTCATAAATTCCTTTCTTTTAGAAAAGAAAATATGAGCGAGGCGGAATCCCTTGCCATGCTCATCAAGGCCTCCGTCGAGCTGACCGCACAGGATGCACCAAACTGGGAATTTATTGCAGCCCGCCTTTTAATGCTTCAATTTAACTTAAAACTAAAAACCGAGCTTGAAAAGCGTCAGATTAATTCTTTTTATGAAAAAATAAAATATCTTGAAAACGAGGGTCTGTACGGGACCTATATTTGCGAGGCCTACACACGTGCCGAATTGGAAGAAGCCGCCTCATTTATAAATGAAGAAAGAAACAAGCTTTTTACCTACAGTGCCCTCGACCTCCTCTTACGCCGCTACGTTATTCACACTCATTCAAATGTCGTCCTTGAGTCGCCTCAGGAAATGTTTTTAGGTATCGCCCTTCACTTAGCTATGAAAGAAAAATCGAACCGGATGGAATGGGTAAGGCGTTTTTACGATATGACCAGTTCCTTAAAGGTTACGATGGCGACTCCAACCCTTTCAAATGCCCGAAAGCCGTATCATCAGCTTTCTTCATGCTTTATAGATACGGTCCCCGATTCTCTTGACGGTATTTACCGCAGCATAGATAACTTTGCCAAGGTTTCAAAATTCGGAGGAGGAATGGGACTTTACTTCGGAAAGGTTAGGGCCGTAGGCTCGCCCATCCGCGGCTTTATGGGAGCGGCGGGCGGAATTATCCGCTGGATAAAACTTGCAAACGATACGGCTGTTGCCGTTGACCAGCTCGGCGTAAGGCAGGGCTCGGTCGCCGTCTACCTCGATGTATGGCACAAGGACATTCCGGAATTTTTACAGCTCCGCACAAATAACGGCGACGACAGAATGAAGGCCCACGATGTTTTCCCCGCAGTCTGCTATCCCGACCTTTTTTGGAAAACCGTACGCGACGATATAAATGCTTCTTGGTATCTCATGTGCCCCCACGAAATTTTAAAAGTGAAGGGTTATGCCCTCGAAGATTTTTACGGAGAAGAATGGGAAAAAAGATACAGGGACTGCGTTGCCGATTCCCGTATCAGCAAAAGAGAAATCCCGATAAAAGAATTGGTACGCTTAATCTTAAAGTCGGCCGTAGAAACGGGAACCCCCTTTGCCTTTAACCGCGACCATGCAAACAAAACAAATCCCAATCCTCACAAGGGAATGATTTATTGCTCAAACCTATGCACCGAAATTTCCCAAAACATGAGCGAAATAAAAACTAAAAGCATCGAAATAAAAACGGAAGACGGAGACACAGTCGTTGCAACAACTACCATACCAGGAGACTTTGTTGTATGTAACCTCGCCTCCCTCGTTCTGGGAAACATCGACATAAACGATGAAAAAGAAATTGACACAATAGTTTCTTCGGCAGTGCGGGCCCTGGACAATGTTATAGACTTAAATTTTTATCCTATTCCGTATGCACAAATTACCAACAGCAGATACAGGTCAATCGGCTTGGGCGCTTCAGGCTATCATCATGCCCTTGCAAAAAACGGCATCGCATGGGAAAGTGAAGAGCACCTTGAATTTGCCGACAAGGTTTTTGAAAAAATCAACTATGCAGCCGTCAAGGCATCCTCTCAAATTGCAAAAGAAAAAGGCTCCTATTCCTACTTTGAAGGAAGCGACTGGCACACCGGGGCTTATTTTGAAAAGAGGAATTACATGGATGAAAAATGGAAGGCTCTTGCAGAGGAAGTAAAATCAAACGGAATGAGGAATGCTTATCTTTTGGCTGTCGCCCCTACAAGCTCGACTTCGATCATAGCAGGCACAACTGCCGGCGTAGACCCCATTATGAACAAGTATTTTTTAGAGGAAAAAAAAGGTTCCCTAATGCCGAGGGTTGCGCCCTCTCTTTCTCAAGAAACCTATTGGCTTTATAAAAATGCCCACAATATTGATCAGAACTGGAGCATAAGGGCAGCAGGCCTGCGCCAGCGCCACATCGACCAAGCCCAATCGGTAAACCTCTATATAACAAACGAATTTACTTTCAGCAAGGTTCTTTCATTGTACATAAAGGCTTGGGAAGAAGGCGTTAAATCAATCTATTATGTACGCAGCCGCTCCCTCGAAGTCGAAGAATGTGAAAGCTGCAGTTCGTAA
- the murD gene encoding UDP-N-acetylmuramoyl-L-alanine--D-glutamate ligase, with translation MQISLENIKNKKVTVMGLGLNGGGVAAARFFARYGAEVTVTDLKTSEELRPSIEKLSSFANIRFVLGEHRIEDFKEADLVIKNPGVKLEGNVFLEAAKQIESDISVFLAISKAPILAVTGSKGKSSTVSALYYGLKKLGYNAFLGGNITVSPLSFFEETAQNTPVVLELSSWQLADLKTKGLLKPKAAIITPIMPDHLNWYGTMEKYVADKKIIYENMDEADYLICNFDDGWGKIFAEETRANVFWYSEKNLPEECRGVFFNNRQEGVCNLNDEERLLLSKDAKVPGLKLKQNVLNAGLALLLYQKFHQAENLKEKGIKDQSEIIRKFMDEYSGIEHRLEFFYEKNGIKFYNDTAATIPEASAAAIEAFDKPPILICGGTNKNLNFIPLAEKAKLTKSIYLLAGTGTDLLIPLLKEKSVEYKGPFDGLDSLLLSLKENLEAGDIVILSPGAASFGMFKNEFDRGNKFKEKVKEIFCR, from the coding sequence ATGCAAATAAGCTTAGAAAATATAAAGAATAAAAAAGTAACCGTTATGGGCTTAGGGCTCAACGGCGGCGGGGTTGCGGCTGCCCGATTTTTTGCCCGGTACGGAGCCGAGGTTACCGTAACCGATTTAAAAACTTCTGAAGAGCTAAGACCTTCAATCGAAAAATTATCCTCCTTTGCAAATATAAGATTTGTGCTCGGAGAACACAGAATAGAAGATTTTAAAGAGGCCGATCTTGTTATTAAAAACCCCGGTGTAAAACTTGAAGGGAATGTTTTTTTGGAAGCTGCAAAACAAATAGAATCGGATATTTCCGTTTTTCTCGCTATTTCAAAGGCTCCGATTTTGGCAGTAACGGGGAGCAAGGGAAAGTCCTCCACGGTAAGCGCCCTTTATTACGGGCTTAAAAAATTAGGGTACAATGCTTTTTTGGGCGGGAACATTACGGTCAGCCCTTTAAGTTTTTTTGAAGAAACTGCGCAGAATACTCCCGTGGTGCTGGAGCTTTCCAGCTGGCAGCTTGCCGATTTAAAAACCAAGGGTCTTCTTAAACCAAAGGCTGCGATTATTACGCCCATAATGCCCGATCACTTAAATTGGTACGGCACAATGGAAAAATATGTTGCCGACAAAAAAATCATCTATGAAAATATGGATGAAGCGGATTATCTAATCTGTAACTTTGATGACGGGTGGGGTAAAATTTTTGCAGAAGAAACAAGAGCAAATGTTTTTTGGTACAGCGAGAAAAATTTGCCTGAAGAATGCCGAGGCGTTTTTTTTAATAACCGGCAAGAAGGCGTCTGCAATTTAAATGATGAAGAAAGGCTATTACTTTCAAAAGATGCAAAAGTTCCCGGGCTTAAACTTAAACAAAATGTTTTGAATGCTGGTCTCGCTCTTTTGCTTTACCAAAAATTTCATCAGGCAGAAAATTTAAAAGAAAAAGGAATAAAAGATCAATCCGAGATTATCCGTAAATTTATGGACGAGTATTCGGGAATTGAGCATCGCTTGGAATTCTTTTATGAAAAAAACGGAATAAAATTTTATAACGATACGGCGGCAACAATTCCTGAAGCTTCTGCCGCTGCCATAGAAGCTTTTGATAAACCGCCGATCTTAATTTGCGGCGGAACAAATAAAAATTTAAATTTTATTCCGCTTGCCGAAAAAGCAAAGCTGACTAAAAGCATCTATCTTCTTGCAGGCACAGGAACGGATCTTTTAATTCCTTTACTTAAAGAAAAATCGGTTGAATATAAAGGCCCCTTTGACGGTTTGGATTCTCTTTTGCTTTCATTAAAAGAAAATTTGGAAGCGGGCGACATTGTAATCCTGTCGCCGGGAGCTGCCTCCTTCGGTATGTTCAAAAACGAATTCGACCGCGGCAATAAATTTAAAGAAAAGGTAAAAGAAATATTTTGCCGATAA
- a CDS encoding C69 family dipeptidase, giving the protein MKKALIFIVLLMLVKTSPLFACTGFVAGKNATADGSRIIARTEDLEGAKNKLFKVYPRKENKEALIFEDPSGFKIALPKISYKYTAICDADQGGGIYDAAGFNEYGLAMSATVSANPGASAQKYDPLVSGGISEASITTVVLPYAKTAREAVERTASIIDKYGSAEGNILFFADDKEIWYMEILSGHQYAAVKVPDDSYAVIPNHFLLGYVDVNSPDVIASRNLISLPQQKGFYEEYEGKFHVALTYADEIGDYERDRIWGGQNKLSPSKKVEHGQDVFSLWRKPDKKIGIKDVMELQRYRYEGTELDANVEDDIRPIGDPTSMECHILQLKPNLPKAVGGIIWLAMANAEHSVYLPFHGNINDTISSYKVDDGEFNPDSFYWTMRAINVFSALDREKFGKNIRKLWSSYEDKLIKEQYKKDKELTRTYQKNGAKAASEYATRIGNETASEIFEKAKKIYKELLTYMAADEGNKREEPFKPSFK; this is encoded by the coding sequence ATGAAAAAAGCTCTTATTTTTATTGTTTTATTAATGTTGGTAAAGACTTCACCTCTTTTTGCATGTACAGGTTTTGTTGCAGGAAAAAATGCTACTGCAGACGGAAGCCGCATTATAGCAAGAACGGAAGATTTGGAAGGAGCAAAAAATAAGCTTTTTAAGGTTTATCCCCGTAAAGAAAATAAAGAAGCTCTTATTTTTGAAGATCCGTCAGGTTTTAAAATAGCGCTTCCGAAAATAAGTTATAAGTACACAGCAATCTGCGATGCCGACCAAGGCGGAGGAATCTATGATGCCGCAGGCTTTAACGAATACGGGCTTGCAATGAGTGCTACAGTTTCGGCCAATCCCGGAGCTTCAGCCCAAAAGTACGACCCCCTTGTTTCAGGCGGAATATCTGAGGCCTCTATTACTACCGTTGTTCTCCCTTATGCAAAAACTGCGCGTGAAGCTGTTGAACGGACAGCCTCCATAATAGATAAATACGGATCAGCTGAAGGAAATATTTTATTCTTTGCAGATGACAAAGAAATATGGTATATGGAAATTTTATCCGGCCATCAGTATGCGGCAGTCAAGGTTCCCGATGATTCTTATGCAGTTATACCCAACCATTTTTTATTGGGCTATGTTGATGTAAACAGCCCGGATGTAATTGCTTCTAGGAATTTAATTTCTCTTCCGCAGCAAAAAGGATTTTATGAAGAATATGAGGGAAAATTCCATGTTGCCCTTACCTATGCCGATGAGATAGGCGATTATGAAAGAGATAGAATATGGGGCGGCCAAAATAAACTTTCGCCTTCAAAAAAAGTAGAACATGGCCAAGATGTTTTTTCGCTTTGGAGAAAACCGGATAAAAAAATCGGTATAAAGGATGTTATGGAATTACAAAGATACCGCTATGAGGGAACTGAGCTGGATGCCAATGTCGAGGATGACATACGCCCGATCGGAGATCCTACTTCAATGGAATGTCACATTCTTCAACTAAAGCCGAATCTTCCCAAGGCTGTGGGCGGTATAATTTGGCTTGCAATGGCTAACGCCGAACATTCGGTGTACCTTCCGTTCCATGGAAATATAAATGATACAATTTCTTCTTACAAGGTAGATGACGGAGAATTTAATCCCGATTCTTTTTATTGGACAATGAGGGCTATCAACGTTTTTTCTGCACTCGATCGAGAAAAATTCGGCAAGAATATAAGAAAGCTCTGGAGCTCATATGAAGATAAACTTATCAAAGAGCAGTACAAAAAAGATAAGGAACTTACAAGGACATATCAAAAAAACGGAGCGAAAGCTGCTTCCGAATACGCAACCCGTATCGGCAATGAAACCGCCTCCGAAATCTTTGAAAAAGCAAAAAAAATTTACAAGGAACTTCTTACCTATATGGCTGCCGA
- a CDS encoding methyl-accepting chemotaxis protein produces MKKEKKRFSMRKKLMIIFGALIFISGLALAVLGVRVARKAVTEKVEAHLKDKASDTASIIDGRITAVFQFLEGLARMPIFSDEAVLYVEKSKQLNKEIKFIDFLYDAAIADINGNMYTEDNRVINIHSADWFKMSIDGKNFLTEPFISVVDNKLIMTISVPLYGHTRNIIGVLAAAIPAQKLSDDIDDIVVGDTGYCYVLGLEGTIIAHKNSEIVQKQENYQKIAKTDKRFSSLAAFEKMAVDIDEPSIGFYEYDGIKKIASYAKMKTTDWTIIINAPVEEFMDTVDDLRSRMMVMGIIILVIALSITFFVARRMVKPINVVVNALKDIAQGEGDLTVRLPLVGNDEITDLSEYFNQTISKIGSSIKTVGDNSIEMTNIGSELASNMTETAGAIQQITANIDGVKQQAITQAASVTETAATVEEIIRTIKQLNSSIENQAASVAESSSAVEQMVGNIASITQTLDKTNDVIKTLASATADGKNTIVTSNEVTQKVAEESGSLLEASNVIQHIASQTNLLAMNAAIEAAHAGEAGKGFAVVADEIRKLAEESSTQGKTITSTLKILSGEIETLSASAKTAEEKFNIIFNLSDQVKIMSQNLINAMREQENGSKEVLTAIRDINMVTTQVNDGSAEMLKGGETVAGEMRKLDELTRIITDSMNEMASGAVQITNAVQDVNNISQKNKLSIENLSAEVGKFKV; encoded by the coding sequence ATGAAAAAAGAAAAAAAACGCTTTTCAATGCGTAAAAAATTAATGATTATTTTTGGTGCTTTAATTTTTATATCGGGATTGGCACTTGCTGTTTTAGGAGTACGCGTTGCTCGCAAAGCCGTGACAGAAAAAGTTGAAGCACACTTAAAAGATAAGGCTTCTGACACTGCATCTATTATTGACGGCAGGATAACGGCTGTGTTCCAATTTTTAGAAGGTCTTGCACGAATGCCCATATTTTCTGATGAAGCTGTTTTATATGTTGAAAAGTCAAAACAACTTAACAAAGAAATAAAATTTATAGATTTTTTATATGATGCGGCTATCGCAGATATAAACGGAAATATGTATACGGAAGACAACAGAGTTATAAATATACATAGTGCCGATTGGTTTAAAATGAGTATTGATGGAAAAAATTTTTTAACGGAACCGTTTATTTCTGTTGTTGATAATAAATTAATTATGACTATTTCCGTTCCGTTATATGGTCATACCCGTAATATTATAGGTGTTTTAGCAGCCGCTATTCCTGCACAAAAACTTTCTGATGATATTGACGATATTGTTGTAGGAGATACCGGGTACTGTTATGTATTGGGCTTAGAGGGAACTATTATTGCACATAAAAATTCCGAAATTGTTCAAAAACAAGAAAATTATCAAAAGATAGCAAAAACCGATAAAAGATTTAGCTCTCTTGCAGCGTTTGAAAAAATGGCGGTAGATATTGATGAGCCGTCAATCGGATTTTATGAATACGATGGAATTAAAAAGATTGCTTCTTATGCTAAGATGAAAACTACCGACTGGACTATTATAATAAATGCTCCTGTAGAAGAATTTATGGACACGGTAGATGACTTAAGAAGCCGAATGATGGTTATGGGTATAATAATTTTGGTAATTGCTTTATCCATAACTTTTTTTGTTGCCCGTAGAATGGTAAAACCTATAAATGTCGTAGTGAATGCCCTCAAAGACATAGCTCAAGGAGAAGGCGATTTGACAGTTCGTCTTCCGCTCGTTGGAAATGATGAAATTACGGATTTATCCGAATACTTTAATCAAACTATTTCTAAAATCGGCTCTTCCATAAAAACTGTAGGCGATAACAGTATTGAAATGACCAATATCGGTAGTGAACTTGCTAGTAATATGACTGAAACTGCCGGTGCCATACAGCAAATAACAGCCAACATTGATGGTGTAAAACAACAAGCCATAACCCAAGCCGCAAGTGTTACGGAAACTGCGGCTACTGTTGAAGAAATCATCCGCACAATAAAGCAGCTTAATTCCAGTATCGAAAATCAAGCTGCAAGTGTTGCAGAATCTTCTTCTGCCGTTGAACAAATGGTTGGAAACATTGCTTCCATAACTCAAACACTCGATAAAACAAATGATGTGATTAAAACCCTTGCAAGTGCTACAGCTGACGGAAAAAATACAATTGTTACTTCTAATGAGGTAACTCAAAAAGTTGCTGAAGAATCAGGAAGTCTTTTGGAAGCTTCTAATGTAATTCAGCATATCGCAAGCCAAACAAACTTACTTGCTATGAACGCCGCCATTGAAGCTGCCCACGCAGGAGAGGCAGGAAAAGGCTTTGCGGTTGTTGCTGATGAAATTAGAAAACTTGCAGAAGAATCAAGTACTCAAGGAAAAACCATCACTTCAACTCTTAAAATTCTCTCTGGAGAAATTGAAACGCTTTCTGCTTCTGCAAAAACGGCGGAAGAAAAATTTAACATTATTTTTAATTTGTCTGATCAAGTCAAGATAATGAGTCAAAATTTGATAAATGCTATGCGGGAGCAAGAAAACGGCAGTAAAGAAGTTCTTACCGCTATTCGCGACATCAATATGGTTACTACTCAAGTAAATGACGGTTCTGCCGAGATGCTCAAGGGAGGAGAAACTGTAGCCGGTGAAATGAGAAAGCTGGATGAACTTACACGAATTATAACTGACAGTATGAACGAAATGGCTTCTGGTGCCGTACAAATCACCAACGCTGTACAAGATGTAAACAATATAAGCCAAAAGAATAAACTCAGTATTGAAAACCTTTCGGCAGAAGTAGGAAAGTTTAAGGTGTGA
- the murJ gene encoding murein biosynthesis integral membrane protein MurJ, which translates to MDKVENKNKSLVKSGSKLSLLVFGSRILGLVRQMTMSHFLGTGPLADAFATAFMLPNLFRRLFAENSITVAFIPTFNAYLKKHKDAEESESTKTEINEFLSSIFTLVSFATAVVVILGIVLSPLIVKIFFENIADYDSTVFLTRIMFPYLFLISVAAFFQGILNGVKIFAPSGFTPILFNIIVISSTYLFAKPFGDPAVAMSYGVVAGGLVQAVFQLPFVLKTGFSFKFTSLAKTLSNPGTKKVLALIGPTIIGMAAYQINDLVSTSLATSAGLGIASSLQYSLRLQELLLGIFAVSIGTVILPEMSALALRKDWEAFQTVLLQAIKVIALITIPATFFSLLSGENLIILIYKSNKFDDTSVKLTLGIFNFHIIGLFAIAANRIIAPAFYAQSDSKSPTIAGIICFAVNILLALILVGPMGGNGVALALTIASFINTVILLFFLKNNNALDVKRLIFPALLFIMKIFAFSIIASIPLYFLKDKIYSPFTSFGKLIGQGVPLFISFIIFAGLGAGLLLITKDRTAGIILNRFKKS; encoded by the coding sequence ATGGATAAGGTTGAAAATAAAAACAAATCTCTCGTAAAAAGCGGATCAAAACTTTCTCTTTTGGTTTTTGGGTCAAGAATTTTAGGGCTTGTCCGCCAGATGACGATGTCTCATTTTTTGGGAACGGGGCCCTTGGCGGATGCCTTTGCTACAGCCTTTATGCTGCCCAACCTATTTAGGAGGCTCTTTGCCGAAAACAGCATAACCGTTGCTTTTATTCCGACCTTTAATGCCTACCTGAAAAAGCACAAGGATGCGGAAGAATCCGAAAGCACAAAGACAGAAATAAACGAGTTTTTAAGTTCTATTTTTACCCTTGTAAGCTTTGCAACTGCCGTTGTTGTAATACTGGGCATTGTGCTCTCTCCCCTGATAGTAAAAATCTTTTTTGAAAACATCGCAGATTATGATTCTACCGTTTTTTTAACGCGGATAATGTTTCCGTATTTATTTTTAATTTCCGTTGCAGCTTTTTTTCAAGGCATCTTAAACGGAGTAAAGATTTTTGCCCCCTCAGGTTTTACGCCTATTTTGTTCAACATAATCGTCATAAGTTCAACATATCTTTTTGCAAAACCCTTCGGAGATCCTGCTGTTGCAATGTCCTACGGTGTTGTTGCAGGAGGTCTTGTTCAGGCTGTTTTTCAGCTTCCCTTTGTTCTAAAGACAGGCTTTAGTTTTAAATTCACAAGCCTTGCAAAAACCCTTTCAAATCCGGGAACAAAAAAAGTGCTTGCCCTTATCGGCCCTACCATAATCGGCATGGCCGCCTATCAGATAAACGACTTGGTTTCCACCTCGCTTGCAACCTCGGCAGGGCTTGGAATAGCTTCGAGCTTACAATACTCTTTGCGCTTGCAAGAGCTTTTACTCGGAATCTTCGCAGTTTCGATAGGCACGGTAATTCTCCCTGAAATGTCGGCTCTGGCCTTACGCAAAGATTGGGAAGCCTTTCAAACAGTATTATTGCAGGCAATAAAGGTGATAGCCCTAATCACAATACCGGCAACCTTTTTCTCCCTTTTATCGGGAGAAAATTTAATTATCCTCATTTATAAGAGCAATAAATTCGATGATACTTCGGTAAAATTAACATTGGGAATTTTTAACTTTCACATAATCGGACTTTTTGCAATCGCTGCAAACAGAATCATCGCACCGGCTTTTTATGCCCAAAGCGATTCAAAGTCGCCGACAATCGCAGGAATAATCTGCTTTGCCGTAAATATCCTGCTTGCCCTCATCTTGGTAGGTCCCATGGGCGGAAACGGAGTAGCCCTCGCCCTGACAATAGCTTCATTTATAAACACGGTCATCCTTTTATTCTTCTTAAAAAATAACAATGCCCTGGATGTAAAAAGACTCATCTTTCCGGCTCTTTTATTTATAATGAAAATATTTGCCTTTTCGATTATTGCTTCAATTCCGCTTTATTTTTTGAAAGATAAGATTTATTCTCCGTTTACTTCATTCGGAAAGCTTATCGGACAGGGAGTTCCGCTTTTTATTTCTTTTATTATTTTTGCGGGGCTTGGGGCCGGTCTTTTGCTTATAACAAAAGACCGAACCGCCGGCATAATTTTAAACCGCTTTAAAAAATCTTAA
- a CDS encoding sodium/glutamate symporter, whose translation MVIRMNMYQSLGFAIAWLLVGRFIKAKFEFFQKYCIPAPIVGGFLFALISLALHAAKVLDFEFDTTLQTYWMVMFFTSVGYNAGFSILRDGGKKVFVFLAVAVVFAILQNVVAQGVARLINFSPMLAVMLGSTSFTGGFGTAASFAPIVDPESTLGALSLAVAVPTFGSLISSILGGPVGDRLIKKYGLQPSNANESVRIDESGNIIKTTKVVKKIEAVHPSFIKRLFFNPTKGREEAQEVVTVQEEVIHKASAKGEVDNSTTSSEKHLSSEKLLMSFMLLVLASGFGLFVTNYLNSLSPKFKFPIYIGAMICAAVIRNIADTSKKFKINMDEIDALGNISLNMFLALALVSLKLWQLVSLAVPLMIILSAQIVLLYFYTRFVTFKVMGGDYDAAVITAGHIGFGFAATPNAMANMGSICEKYGYSKIAFFVVPIVGSLFIDFFNIMIIGITIGLAG comes from the coding sequence ATGGTAATTCGTATGAATATGTACCAGTCGCTCGGCTTTGCAATCGCTTGGTTGCTGGTCGGACGATTCATTAAGGCGAAGTTCGAGTTTTTTCAAAAGTATTGTATACCTGCCCCGATAGTGGGCGGCTTTTTGTTTGCGCTGATTTCGTTAGCACTTCACGCAGCAAAGGTACTCGACTTCGAATTTGACACAACCCTGCAAACCTATTGGATGGTAATGTTTTTTACCTCTGTGGGCTACAATGCAGGGTTTTCGATTTTAAGAGACGGCGGGAAAAAAGTTTTTGTCTTTTTGGCTGTGGCTGTAGTTTTTGCAATTTTGCAAAATGTTGTAGCTCAAGGAGTTGCAAGGCTGATAAACTTTTCTCCGATGCTCGCCGTCATGCTGGGTTCAACATCCTTTACGGGCGGTTTCGGTACAGCGGCCTCCTTTGCACCGATTGTTGATCCCGAAAGCACCTTGGGAGCCTTATCCCTCGCAGTAGCCGTTCCCACCTTCGGCTCTTTGATAAGCTCCATCTTAGGCGGCCCGGTCGGAGACCGCCTGATAAAAAAATACGGCTTACAGCCTTCAAATGCCAATGAAAGCGTAAGGATCGATGAATCGGGTAATATTATAAAAACAACAAAAGTCGTTAAAAAAATAGAAGCCGTTCATCCGAGCTTTATAAAAAGGCTTTTCTTTAACCCTACAAAAGGCAGAGAAGAAGCTCAAGAAGTCGTAACCGTTCAAGAAGAAGTTATCCACAAAGCTTCCGCAAAAGGTGAAGTCGATAACTCGACAACCAGCTCCGAAAAGCATCTTAGCAGTGAAAAGCTGTTAATGTCATTTATGCTTTTAGTTCTGGCCTCAGGTTTTGGTCTTTTTGTTACCAATTATCTTAATTCTTTGTCGCCCAAATTTAAATTCCCTATTTATATCGGGGCGATGATTTGTGCTGCCGTTATCAGAAACATTGCAGATACTTCAAAAAAATTCAAGATTAATATGGATGAAATTGATGCACTCGGAAATATTTCTTTGAATATGTTTTTGGCTCTCGCCCTTGTTTCGTTAAAACTTTGGCAGCTTGTAAGTTTGGCTGTTCCTCTGATGATTATTTTAAGCGCTCAAATCGTTCTTTTGTATTTTTACACACGCTTTGTTACCTTTAAGGTTATGGGCGGAGATTACGATGCCGCAGTTATTACGGCGGGACACATCGGTTTCGGTTTTGCCGCAACCCCTAACGCCATGGCTAATATGGGCTCTATATGCGAAAAATACGGCTATTCAAAGATAGCCTTCTTTGTCGTTCCTATAGTCGGCTCCTTATTTATTGATTTTTTCAATATAATGATAATTGGTATTACCATAGGCTTGGCCGGCTAG